The following nucleotide sequence is from Triticum urartu cultivar G1812 unplaced genomic scaffold, Tu2.1 TuUngrouped_contig_5590, whole genome shotgun sequence.
ATTATATTTTGGATGAGTTGGAAGAGAGAGAAGGAAAGCGGGTAACTGATTAACAGCCGGCTACACCACGTGCTCGTAAGCATGTTGTGAGAGAGGAAGGTgaaccatgtattaaaaaaataaTACATATTTACATACAACTATTGTATTTGTTGGCTATAAGCTTAGCTATAAATGATGTGGCAGGATCATATAACCAGCAACCgactatactattaaccatgctctaaaatataAACTTGGAAGGCGGGTTCTTCCTTCTAGGGCGCTGGGCTGGCAAGCTCATGACCTTGATGACTTCCCATCCGCGATCGGCCCATTCGGGAAGCTTACAGTTAAAAAAAAAGTTGACAAGCTTACTAAAATGGTTCTTCAAGTTTCCAAGTTCAAAATTATTGCAGTCATAGGAAGCGAAAAATTTGAAAAGAGAAATATTGACATCTTACAGTTAAAAAAGAAAACAAGTTGATGGGTTTAATTTGCCTCTCACTTGTTTAAGAGGAATGGCTAATGGCCTTGCTAACCATCTTTGTTTTGCTTGTGGGTTCATTCTTGTACGTGCACAAGTATGCGCTTTCAAAATTCAGGCGGGTTTTTATGTTCTGGAGGATTTACTTTCAGACTGCAGAGTCAAAAAGGCACCTTAATTCTTATCCTGCAGTGATTAAAGGCCCTAGTTAAGTAGTAGTATAAACCCAATAGACTTTAACAGCAAGTAAACTTCAAATATCACCAAGCCTAACTTGTATTTTTACTAGTGCAATATTTGCCGATTAATACTAAAGAAAAATACACACAAGAGAATAACAGCAGGTCTGCTTCAAATACCAACTGCAACAACAAACACAGGAGGGCCATCACAAATCAACAACTTACTGAATTCGCTTCAACAGTTCTTTCATGAGCTCATACAACAACACAACAGTATACATACACCAAAGTGGTCCATAACAAGAACTATCCATATGCGGTTCTTATCGCACTGCATATTTACACGGAGATACCTCTCCACACTGCACGTCGTGGTTACTTAATAGGTGCGATAATCGCAGTAGTCTTTTCGAGGAAAAAAGGAGTGAGCCTGCCGGGTTCTTCCCAGGGCACTGCAAGATCGTCGTCACATGTTTACTGCCGTGGCGGCTTCAGGGTGGTAGTGAAGCATCTCCTGCCACATCATTTCCCTGATCATCTCTGAGCTGATGTTCTCATCTATGTCGAGATCGATGGGCACTTGCGCGGGAGGGTTTGCACTTGGGTCATACAGAGGAGACATGTAAGGGTGCTCAAGGGCCTGGGTAACACTGATCCTTTTGGTAGGGTCGAAGATGAGCATCTTCTGTAATAGATCGATGGCCAGAGGGTGTGCATGTGGGTACATACTTGCAAGTGGAACACCGGGAGTGTAGGGGAGGGTCTTGATATATCTGCGGGCCTTTGGGTTGTCGATGAACTCCAGGTCAGACTCGCTCATCGTGCCAAGAACATTGACTATCAGTTTTAGCTGATTTAGGCACTCTGTCCCGGGGAAAATAGGCTTGCGGCCAAGTAGCTCAGCAAAGATGCAGCCAACAGACCAAACATCAATGGAAGTGCCGTAGTTGTCGCAGCAAAGCAGCAACTCAGGAGCCCTATACCAGCGGGTGACGACATATTCAGTCATAAACTGGCCTTTACTACTGTTTGTACGTGCAAGACCAAAATCGCATATCTTCAGATCACAGTTTGCATTCACCAGTAGGTTCCCAGGTTTTAGGTCTCTGTGGAGTATCTCTGCTGAATGGAGGTATTTCAGTCCTCGAAGCAACTGCAATGAAGAAAACAACAGCATCTCAAATTATCAACAAAAAATGTAAATAGGAAAAATAGAAAAGAATAAATGAATTCAAAGGATCTTAAGACAACAGGTTAAATGAAGTGCAAGGGAACATGAACTGTAAATTCATCAGCATGCTTATACTTCTTCAGAATGAATGCTTATAATTAGAGATGGTTCTTTTAGAGTGGATGCTTGTGTTGAAGTGTATATGTAGATTGCCTAGCCCTTTCCATCAGTTCGGACTTTTGGTTGCGTTGGCTAGTGCATGAAGTTTAACATGGTATCGGTGCTAAGGTCTTGAGTTCAAGTCCTGGCTTTCACAGTTCATCTAAAAATTGCAGCTGCCCCCCTTTGTCTACGTATAGGCCTCTTGAGCCATACCTCTGAGTCTATCCACATGTTGGACTTTTCACGACACACGTGAGAGGGGGTGTTGAAGTGTATAGATTGCCTAGCCCTTTCCATCAGTTCAGACTTTTGGTTGCGTTGGCTAGTGCATGAAGTTTAACAGCTTGTACTACATGTAGTCATACAGATACTTCTTTAGTTTAATATATGTACATAAAAGCTGAAATTGTAAAAAGAATGTCATTTGTATAGCTTTTTACCAGAAAGCCCCAATTCACTCGAAGTTATCTTTATTTGGATGCGGACATCTGACAAGTGATAAAGTGAAGTCCAACTAGTCATATTCAATATATCAGCTGGATTGGTAGGTCTGGCTGTAATTCAGAAACATCTAAACAGAAGGTGCTAGTTTTAGGTTGCACTGGACATCAGCCTGTGTTggtcttatttatttatttatttcatgAGGCAGCAAGACAAGGCCTCACAATGTGACTGTCAGAGCAATACAGGTTGATGTGACTTGCAGAAAAGGAAAAATTCACATATCACATATGAATTATGCTATTGTACCGAAACGAAGTAGGGAAGgtaaaaaaacaacaacaacaatataTTCTATGTCACCCAGTTTGAGGTTGTCTATATAGCTACAGAGTGCATCTGCCTTCCATTctaaagttactactccctccgttccgaattacttgtcgcaggtatggatgtatctagatgtattttagttctagatacatccatttctgcgacgagtaatttggaacggagggagtagaagatACCTTCTGTCCAGCTGTCAATCTAAAGGAAGCAACCTGGGCTTTGAAACGAAGATAAGTGGCCAGTTATTGCCAGTTCTTTCAAAACCCAGTGAGTGAAGGAACATGTGAAACTGACCAGAATCACACAGGATGACAACGATATGCCAAGGTGCACAATTATTCCCGATTTTACCTAGGTTTCACAGTTTTCATCCGAGCGGGCACAAACTTCAAGAATAGTGTAAAAATGTGAAAAGAAGTTCATGGTTCAAATGATTTTGAAGGGCTAAAGGGATAAATGGATAGGATCAGCAACTTGATGGTTAAGAAACGACATCAAACTCACACCAGTCGTCTATAAACACTGATGACTAACATTTAAGTGTTTACAAAACAGTGTGTGTATTTCAAGTTCGAATCGACAAAGACACCTAACATTGTGTATTGCAGCGACCAATTAATCTGGTGCAGACTAAGGTACCAtgcttgatgaatatgagtgacCTTACTAACATTGTACATGTGCAGATATAAGATGTATTGTCATAAATGGTGCAGGTAGTGAAAGTAATAAGGAGTATGAGAAACACATACTCACTACTATCAAATGATTAAATGTGGAAGAGTGACGGAAAAGGTGTAATCCGAGCATTACCTGAAAAAGAAAATATTGGCAGTGGTCGTTGGAAAGCCCCTGAGGCGATTTGATTATCTGATGCAGGTCAGTATCCATGAGCTCATAAACCAAGTACACATCCTTAAAGCTCCTCCTTTGTACAGGCATCATTATATCCTTCAAAGAAATAACATTCTCATGGCGGAGATGCCGGAGGAGTTTCAGCTCCCGCAAGGTCCTTAGTGCATCCACACGGTTGTCGAATACATTATGTATCTTCTTTATCGCTACTTTCTCGTTTGTCTCACGGTTTATGGATGAGCAAACTATTCCATAAGCTCCTCGGCCTATGGGTTTGATAGGCACATACTTGGTGTCAATCTCAAACAAGGTTTGCCACATTGAGTAGTAGTGCTTCCCTTGGTTTCCCATGCCATTCGGAGGATCCACCAGCATTGCCATTTTCAACTAACAAAACAAAACATAACTTAGTATACCATAAATAACAGTACGAGAAGCAAAATTAATTTCTTTCAGCTTACACAATCACCAAACTTTGAATGTGAAAAAGTCAGCTTCATTATAAAATACAAGTTGTAACAATGTGGTTCTAACCACCCATCTTTGAACACTCTCCTAACCTCCGGACCATAGACGAAGGATCGATAGGCTGAATCTATATTTAAGTTGTTTGGGTCTTAAACTCAAGATCCCTTGACTTGACTCTGATACCGTGTTGAAGTGAATGCACCTAACCATAACCAGTTCAC
It contains:
- the LOC125529425 gene encoding mitogen-activated protein kinase 3, whose protein sequence is MAMLVDPPNGMGNQGKHYYSMWQTLFEIDTKYVPIKPIGRGAYGIVCSSINRETNEKVAIKKIHNVFDNRVDALRTLRELKLLRHLRHENVISLKDIMMPVQRRSFKDVYLVYELMDTDLHQIIKSPQGLSNDHCQYFLFQLLRGLKYLHSAEILHRDLKPGNLLVNANCDLKICDFGLARTNSSKGQFMTEYVVTRWYRAPELLLCCDNYGTSIDVWSVGCIFAELLGRKPIFPGTECLNQLKLIVNVLGTMSESDLEFIDNPKARRYIKTLPYTPGVPLASMYPHAHPLAIDLLQKMLIFDPTKRISVTQALEHPYMSPLYDPSANPPAQVPIDLDIDENISSEMIREMMWQEMLHYHPEAATAVNM